From a single Bacillus pumilus genomic region:
- a CDS encoding isoprenylcysteine carboxyl methyltransferase family protein, producing MIIWLVIGFFICQRLIEMLVAKRNEKKVKAIGAIEFGASHYPFMVAMHSAFFLSLIVEIRLLHKEPSGYFLVLLVFLIATQIIRYWALCSLGTYWNTKILVVPNARIVKKGPYRWLKHPNYVVVAIELLLIPLLFEAYVTAILFTCLNAWMMTVRIQTEEKALNEYLLN from the coding sequence ATGATCATTTGGCTGGTTATTGGTTTCTTCATTTGTCAGCGGCTCATTGAAATGCTTGTGGCCAAAAGAAATGAAAAGAAGGTAAAAGCGATAGGTGCCATTGAATTTGGTGCAAGCCATTATCCTTTTATGGTCGCTATGCATTCAGCTTTTTTTCTCTCACTCATCGTTGAGATACGGCTGTTGCATAAGGAGCCATCGGGCTATTTTCTTGTGCTACTCGTTTTCCTCATTGCTACACAAATCATTCGATACTGGGCGTTATGCTCTCTTGGGACATACTGGAATACAAAGATTTTAGTCGTACCGAACGCGAGAATTGTCAAAAAAGGGCCGTATCGCTGGTTGAAACATCCTAACTATGTAGTCGTAGCGATTGAGCTTTTGCTGATCCCGCTATTGTTTGAGGCGTATGTGACAGCCATTTTGTTTACGTGTTTAAATGCATGGATGATGACTGTAAGAATTCAAACAGAGGAGAAAGCTTTAAATGAGTATTTGCTAAATTAA
- the fbpC gene encoding Fur-regulated basic protein FbpC, with amino-acid sequence MDGDHMTMIFLLGTVCVYSLLIGFVLKGVSKKSAS; translated from the coding sequence ATGGACGGTGATCACATGACAATGATTTTTTTACTCGGTACGGTCTGTGTATACAGCCTATTAATTGGCTTCGTATTAAAAGGTGTCTCCAAAAAATCTGCTTCCTGA
- the cspD gene encoding cold-shock protein CspD: protein MQNGKVKWFNNEKGFGFIEVEGGDDVFVHFTAIEGDGYKSLEEGQEVSFEIVEGNRGPQAANVTKL from the coding sequence ATGCAAAACGGTAAAGTAAAATGGTTCAATAATGAAAAAGGTTTCGGCTTCATTGAAGTTGAAGGCGGAGACGATGTATTCGTTCACTTCACAGCTATCGAAGGTGACGGCTACAAGTCTTTAGAAGAAGGACAAGAAGTTTCTTTTGAAATCGTTGAAGGTAATCGTGGACCTCAAGCTGCAAACGTAACAAAACTTTAA
- a CDS encoding zinc-finger domain-containing protein, whose product MDKKTAVQELTDLQDTYCSDCLIKKHFRKEFGKKYAHSFCIQQCTVGEKIKEYGQTLLKK is encoded by the coding sequence GTGGATAAAAAAACAGCAGTTCAAGAATTAACCGATCTCCAAGACACGTATTGTTCAGATTGTTTGATAAAGAAGCACTTTCGAAAAGAATTTGGGAAAAAATACGCCCATTCCTTTTGTATACAGCAATGCACAGTCGGAGAGAAAATAAAAGAATATGGACAGACGCTACTCAAAAAGTAA
- a CDS encoding YpbS family protein, translating to MTSVHEEISAHSQKQHAHIQSFLELEQKREQAIEMAVIKCEQNEPFTTDDINAITSKMNELARGGIVSLRKLVTADMVREYVERKQK from the coding sequence ATGACGAGCGTACATGAAGAGATATCCGCGCATTCACAAAAACAGCATGCTCATATTCAATCCTTTCTTGAGCTTGAACAGAAAAGAGAACAAGCAATAGAGATGGCTGTCATCAAGTGTGAGCAAAATGAGCCATTTACAACAGATGACATCAATGCCATTACGTCGAAAATGAATGAGCTTGCGCGAGGCGGCATTGTCTCGCTGCGTAAGCTTGTCACGGCTGACATGGTCAGAGAGTATGTCGAGCGGAAACAGAAGTAA
- a CDS encoding ribonuclease H family protein, translating into MKLRAHYTMKVKSIGSIAFFQEDWMELKEALRLAKYIDKKEPQSLLSFEDEKGAMWSVKELEKLNEELKLEPDQLQVYFDASFHKETGDAGLGTVVYYKLGEDAYRFRKNHPFQGTTNNEAEYAALFEAVEALKNLGASRNSVTIRGDSLVVMNQLKGEWPCYDEVHNKWLDRIEAALKELKLTPTYQVIDRKQNAEADQLARQILANVPIESTLKLEADGAE; encoded by the coding sequence ATGAAATTAAGAGCACACTACACAATGAAAGTGAAATCGATTGGGTCTATTGCTTTTTTTCAAGAAGATTGGATGGAGCTAAAAGAGGCCTTGAGGTTAGCAAAATATATCGACAAAAAAGAACCGCAGTCACTTCTGTCATTTGAAGATGAAAAAGGGGCCATGTGGTCTGTAAAAGAACTTGAAAAGCTCAATGAAGAATTAAAGCTTGAACCTGATCAGCTTCAAGTCTATTTTGATGCAAGTTTTCACAAAGAAACGGGTGACGCTGGACTTGGTACAGTCGTCTATTACAAGCTCGGAGAAGATGCGTATCGATTCAGAAAAAATCATCCTTTCCAAGGTACCACCAACAATGAAGCAGAGTATGCGGCTTTATTTGAAGCAGTAGAAGCGTTGAAGAATCTTGGAGCAAGCAGAAATTCTGTCACAATTAGAGGAGATTCACTTGTTGTCATGAATCAGTTAAAAGGAGAATGGCCTTGTTATGATGAAGTACATAACAAATGGCTTGACCGAATTGAAGCGGCTTTAAAAGAGCTGAAGCTAACGCCAACATATCAGGTCATCGATCGTAAACAAAATGCCGAAGCAGATCAGCTGGCAAGGCAAATTCTTGCAAACGTTCCAATCGAAAGTACATTGAAATTAGAGGCAGACGGAGCTGAATAA
- a CDS encoding dynamin family protein, which produces MKDLSIRDSLVQTTGALYQSFLKRNDHERAAKLASIIKKEAEEEVYIAFTGHYSAGKSSLVNHLLHDHILPTSPIPTSANLVVVRKGESEVQLHTSDGRFAKMSGSYDKEAVKRFCKDGEQIDMVEISGNYRGLEEKVALIDTPGIDSTDHAHFLSAASILHQADALFYVVHYNHVHSEENIRFIRSIQEKVPNLYFIVNQVDRHDEQETAFEDYKNQVVDMLRKEGIEKEHLYFTSVTDEAHPRNEMIRLIEKLQELQTLPKASLRAYTEQKIEHVLKEHIDSLKEELQGEEIHSQLQEKRKEVKEFEAKINFIENGAKQVEDEVSSEVENILKNANLTPFKMRELASDYIESKAPGFKVGLLFAKNKTEQEKEKRANDFLADVKKRMKAEVDWHIAELFKNEVKKHQLGEELLNQVMAFETPVQESLLENVIHHGATFSNEYVLQYAKDAGEALKRQAKQQAIPLIEQMIDTLKTKLLKEKSEQQEKWAHAAKELQTLEQYIEKNEQMKRDIQHVWDIWQNGTDEQIEEDWFYAKKRQMQHDQLTQDHASIDAEENGLEKSHKQTDQDQMRQSQHVTTAQSIDQFEQLSQILLPLNALHSQRKSFEKRTKRLQAKEFTLALFGAFSSGKSSFANALVGRKVLPSSPTPTTATINKLTRPTEGHPHESVKVVFKTEQDIVEELNQILGFSITEEKGETFTSKLERTLKKRQLDQDHRIIVEHFLKAHARFLDHIRQQTPLHVTLPELRPYVAEEAISCVVKEVTVYLSTPLTDKGLTIVDTPGASSMNKRHTEIAFQYMKDADALLYLTYYQHSFSKADRSFLRKLGLVKDSFSMDKMFFIINAADLAKDQTELDTVFDYVKNELTKEGIRNPNLHHVSSKEEIEGKGQTAYNQYAKLRKQLDYFIEEELTKDAIELLYFEASSLCRTVDKLYATLHQSEDEKQAEKAKVATSYEAIVNQMSQIKRSKLVTESVKKDLHEQLYHIVQRLSLFANDLLKTAFYPGISQGDFRQQLKKALEQALKDYEFEFVQELKALDIRMESFIQRYFQEEWEKGLQTACAEDPYFSLRLSPPEEKNAELKQIEVEAELTPFEPLLKKQKSAKVFFEQNGKAAFIEAIRDILHQLTTKWADKEKEELLSRYDMMVKTFTEGYEREALEQLSEQKQTYIKSLTTDAKEQAVIKQVYGQTNEWKKQLKTI; this is translated from the coding sequence ATGAAAGACTTGTCTATTCGAGATTCGCTCGTTCAAACTACAGGGGCTTTATATCAAAGCTTTCTCAAAAGGAATGATCATGAGCGGGCAGCCAAACTGGCATCGATTATTAAAAAGGAAGCAGAAGAAGAAGTATATATCGCATTTACCGGCCACTATTCTGCTGGAAAGTCATCACTTGTGAATCATCTGCTTCATGATCACATTTTGCCAACGAGCCCAATCCCAACAAGTGCAAACTTGGTCGTCGTGAGGAAAGGGGAAAGTGAAGTGCAGCTTCACACCTCTGATGGTCGTTTTGCGAAAATGAGTGGTTCTTATGATAAAGAAGCGGTTAAGCGTTTTTGTAAGGATGGAGAACAGATTGACATGGTCGAAATTAGTGGTAACTATAGAGGACTTGAAGAAAAAGTGGCACTCATTGATACACCAGGTATTGATTCAACGGATCATGCCCACTTTTTATCTGCTGCGTCTATTCTTCATCAAGCAGATGCTCTTTTTTATGTCGTTCACTACAACCATGTTCATTCTGAAGAAAACATTCGTTTCATTCGCTCCATTCAAGAGAAAGTGCCAAATCTCTATTTCATCGTGAATCAAGTGGACCGGCATGATGAGCAAGAGACAGCGTTTGAAGACTACAAAAATCAAGTGGTTGACATGCTCCGCAAAGAGGGCATTGAAAAGGAACATCTATACTTTACATCCGTCACCGATGAGGCGCATCCAAGAAACGAAATGATTCGTCTAATCGAGAAACTGCAAGAATTACAAACTTTGCCGAAAGCATCACTTCGGGCTTACACAGAGCAAAAAATTGAGCATGTTTTAAAAGAACATATAGATTCGTTAAAAGAAGAGCTGCAAGGGGAAGAGATTCATTCGCAGCTTCAAGAAAAAAGAAAAGAAGTAAAGGAATTTGAAGCGAAAATCAACTTTATTGAAAATGGAGCAAAACAGGTAGAAGATGAAGTATCTTCTGAAGTTGAGAACATTTTAAAAAATGCCAACCTCACCCCATTTAAAATGAGAGAACTCGCCAGCGACTATATTGAATCAAAAGCACCTGGCTTTAAAGTGGGACTGCTCTTTGCTAAAAATAAAACCGAGCAGGAAAAAGAAAAACGAGCAAACGATTTCTTAGCAGATGTCAAAAAGAGAATGAAAGCGGAAGTGGACTGGCATATTGCTGAGCTCTTCAAAAATGAAGTCAAGAAGCATCAACTTGGTGAAGAGTTGTTGAATCAAGTGATGGCATTTGAAACACCTGTGCAGGAATCTCTGCTTGAGAACGTTATTCATCACGGTGCGACATTCTCCAATGAATACGTACTGCAATATGCGAAAGATGCAGGTGAAGCCTTGAAAAGACAGGCGAAACAGCAAGCAATCCCATTGATTGAACAAATGATCGACACGCTGAAAACCAAACTTTTGAAAGAAAAGAGCGAGCAGCAAGAAAAATGGGCTCATGCTGCAAAAGAACTCCAAACGCTTGAGCAGTACATCGAAAAAAATGAACAAATGAAGCGTGATATTCAGCATGTATGGGATATATGGCAAAATGGAACGGATGAACAGATCGAAGAAGATTGGTTTTATGCTAAAAAGAGGCAAATGCAGCATGATCAGCTCACGCAAGATCATGCGTCAATTGACGCTGAAGAGAATGGACTAGAAAAATCGCACAAGCAGACAGACCAAGATCAAATGCGTCAGTCACAGCATGTCACGACGGCACAGTCGATTGACCAGTTTGAACAACTTTCTCAGATTTTATTACCATTAAATGCGCTTCATTCTCAAAGGAAGTCCTTTGAAAAACGAACAAAGCGGCTTCAAGCAAAAGAATTCACACTTGCTTTATTCGGTGCTTTTAGTTCTGGGAAATCGTCCTTTGCAAATGCCCTTGTTGGGAGAAAGGTACTGCCATCATCTCCAACGCCAACAACGGCAACGATTAATAAGCTGACGCGGCCGACGGAAGGTCACCCACATGAAAGTGTAAAAGTGGTGTTCAAAACAGAGCAGGATATCGTAGAAGAGCTCAATCAAATTCTCGGATTTTCGATCACAGAAGAAAAAGGAGAAACGTTTACATCTAAACTCGAACGAACGTTGAAAAAAAGACAGCTTGACCAAGATCACCGCATCATTGTGGAACATTTTTTGAAAGCCCATGCCCGTTTTCTTGATCACATTCGTCAGCAAACGCCACTGCATGTGACCCTTCCGGAACTGAGGCCATATGTCGCAGAAGAAGCTATTTCTTGTGTGGTGAAGGAAGTGACGGTGTATTTGAGTACACCTCTAACAGATAAAGGGCTGACGATTGTTGATACGCCGGGCGCTAGCAGTATGAATAAGCGCCATACAGAGATTGCCTTTCAATATATGAAGGACGCAGATGCACTTCTTTATTTAACTTACTACCAGCACTCTTTTTCGAAGGCAGATCGATCATTTTTACGTAAACTCGGGCTTGTAAAAGATTCGTTTAGCATGGATAAAATGTTCTTTATTATCAATGCTGCGGACCTCGCAAAGGATCAAACAGAGCTTGACACCGTTTTTGACTATGTGAAAAATGAGCTCACAAAAGAAGGCATTCGAAACCCAAACCTCCATCATGTGTCCAGTAAGGAAGAGATCGAAGGAAAGGGGCAGACAGCTTATAATCAATATGCAAAACTTAGAAAGCAGCTCGACTATTTTATTGAAGAAGAATTAACGAAAGATGCGATCGAGCTTTTGTATTTTGAAGCGAGCTCGTTGTGTAGGACTGTCGACAAGCTGTATGCGACCCTTCATCAGTCAGAGGATGAGAAGCAAGCGGAAAAGGCAAAGGTAGCTACATCCTATGAAGCAATTGTTAATCAAATGAGTCAGATTAAACGATCTAAGCTAGTGACAGAAAGTGTGAAAAAGGACTTACATGAACAGCTTTATCACATTGTTCAGCGTCTATCACTATTTGCAAATGATCTGTTAAAGACAGCCTTTTATCCTGGGATTTCTCAAGGGGACTTCAGGCAGCAGCTAAAAAAGGCGCTTGAACAGGCGCTGAAGGATTATGAATTTGAATTTGTACAGGAGTTAAAGGCGCTTGATATCCGAATGGAATCGTTTATACAGCGATACTTCCAAGAAGAGTGGGAGAAAGGATTGCAAACAGCATGTGCAGAAGATCCGTACTTTTCTCTTAGACTGTCACCGCCAGAAGAGAAAAATGCTGAGCTGAAACAAATTGAAGTTGAAGCTGAACTAACACCATTCGAACCGCTCTTAAAGAAGCAAAAATCAGCGAAAGTTTTCTTTGAACAGAATGGAAAGGCTGCATTTATTGAAGCGATTCGAGACATTCTTCATCAGTTAACCACGAAATGGGCTGATAAAGAAAAAGAAGAATTACTGAGCAGGTACGACATGATGGTGAAGACGTTTACGGAAGGTTATGAAAGAGAAGCACTTGAGCAGCTAAGTGAACAAAAGCAAACATATATCAAGAGCTTAACGACAGATGCCAAAGAGCAGGCGGTTATTAAGCAAGTCTATGGACAAACAAACGAATGGAAGAAACAGTTGAAAACGATTTGA
- a CDS encoding reverse transcriptase-like protein, protein MPAEIYIDGASAGNPGPSGIGIFIKYDGKAESFSFPLGQMSNHEAEFSALIEGMKICAGKGLRTVSFRTDSQVVDRAANSGFAKNPAFQPFIKEMMELQSHFDLFFIKWIPSKENQVADQLARKAIHLSKG, encoded by the coding sequence TTGCCAGCTGAAATATACATTGATGGTGCTAGTGCAGGTAATCCAGGTCCTTCTGGCATCGGCATTTTCATCAAATATGATGGAAAGGCTGAATCCTTCTCCTTCCCTCTAGGGCAAATGAGCAATCATGAAGCAGAATTTTCCGCTCTGATTGAAGGAATGAAAATATGCGCAGGAAAAGGATTGCGTACCGTCTCATTTCGAACCGATTCGCAAGTAGTCGACCGAGCGGCCAATTCGGGATTTGCTAAAAATCCAGCCTTTCAGCCTTTTATCAAAGAAATGATGGAGCTTCAAAGCCACTTTGATTTATTTTTCATTAAATGGATTCCGAGCAAGGAAAATCAAGTAGCTGATCAACTCGCTAGAAAAGCGATTCACCTTTCTAAAGGATGA
- a CDS encoding 5'-3' exonuclease translates to MNKHVLLVDGMALLFRSFYATAVHRNFMINDRGVPTNGVNGYLKHLLTAVQTFEPTHIVCCWDMGSQTYRNELFQDYKANRGEAPVELIPQFDLAKEATEELGIMNVGLKGFEADDCIGTLAALYQDEARVTVLTGDKDLLQILNEQVTVALMQKGIGNYKHYTKTLFEEEMGISPKALIDMKALMGDASDNYPGVKGIGEKTALKFIQTYQTIDGLLENVHELTAAQQKKMQAGLEDLKLSRLLAEIKCDVPLSCPIDETEMNINQERAAAMLRYHQIKGIEPMMNRLSQIEIS, encoded by the coding sequence ATGAATAAACACGTACTGCTTGTAGATGGAATGGCACTTTTGTTCAGATCGTTTTATGCGACGGCTGTCCATCGCAATTTCATGATAAATGACCGCGGTGTGCCGACAAATGGGGTCAATGGTTATTTGAAGCATTTATTAACGGCTGTACAGACATTTGAGCCGACTCACATTGTTTGCTGCTGGGATATGGGGAGCCAAACGTACCGAAACGAATTATTTCAAGATTATAAAGCAAATCGAGGAGAAGCACCTGTCGAGCTCATTCCACAATTCGATTTAGCAAAAGAAGCGACAGAAGAACTAGGCATTATGAATGTTGGTTTAAAGGGCTTTGAAGCAGATGATTGTATCGGTACACTTGCTGCGCTCTACCAAGACGAAGCGCGTGTGACCGTCCTAACTGGGGACAAAGATTTACTGCAGATTTTGAATGAACAAGTGACGGTTGCTTTGATGCAAAAAGGAATCGGGAATTATAAGCATTATACAAAAACCTTATTTGAAGAGGAAATGGGAATCTCGCCAAAGGCACTCATTGATATGAAAGCACTCATGGGTGATGCAAGTGATAATTATCCCGGTGTCAAAGGAATCGGAGAAAAAACCGCATTGAAATTTATCCAAACCTATCAAACGATTGACGGTTTGTTAGAAAATGTCCATGAACTAACGGCTGCACAGCAAAAGAAAATGCAAGCAGGATTAGAAGATTTGAAGCTTTCTCGTCTATTGGCAGAAATCAAATGTGATGTCCCGCTCAGTTGCCCAATTGATGAGACGGAAATGAACATTAACCAAGAGCGTGCTGCTGCTATGCTTCGGTACCATCAAATTAAAGGAATCGAACCGATGATGAATCGTTTAAGTCAAATAGAGATCAGCTAA
- a CDS encoding type III polyketide synthase, with amino-acid sequence MAYILSVGTSLPKNDVNQKTAADFARSQFKRSFKDIDRLLRAFQNGEIESRQFVQPIEWYQSHHSFEEKNNIYLEKALAHAKEAIIHCLHEEAFLKKPMPVEEIDALFFISSTGLSTPSLDAKLMNVLPFSPYTKRVPIWGLGCGGGAAGLSRAYEYIRAFPDAKVVVVACELCSLTFQPQDQSKSNLIGTSLFGDGTAAVLLTGEKAALEYARFKTVPKVLSTQSVTMKDSEDVMGWDFTSDGFRVIFSRDIPSIISGWLKEQVDQFLKELGCSTEDLSVFLAHPGGKKVIDAYVESLSLQEDQLFSSKEVLKQHGNMSSATVLYVIKHFLEHQTVETGDMGLCGALGPGFSSELLLMQWEELLS; translated from the coding sequence ATGGCGTACATTCTTTCAGTTGGAACGAGTCTCCCTAAGAATGATGTGAATCAGAAAACAGCTGCTGATTTTGCTAGATCTCAATTTAAACGATCGTTTAAAGATATTGACCGGCTGCTGAGAGCTTTTCAAAATGGAGAAATTGAAAGCAGGCAGTTTGTGCAGCCTATTGAATGGTATCAATCACACCACTCTTTTGAAGAGAAAAACAATATTTATTTGGAAAAGGCACTGGCTCATGCAAAAGAAGCGATTATACATTGTCTTCATGAGGAGGCATTTTTAAAAAAGCCGATGCCTGTTGAAGAGATTGATGCACTGTTTTTTATTTCAAGTACCGGACTTTCAACACCAAGCCTTGATGCAAAACTGATGAACGTCCTTCCATTTTCTCCTTATACGAAGCGAGTGCCGATCTGGGGGCTTGGGTGCGGAGGCGGAGCGGCAGGGTTGTCTCGGGCTTATGAATACATAAGGGCATTTCCAGACGCAAAGGTAGTCGTCGTTGCCTGTGAACTGTGCAGTTTAACCTTTCAGCCGCAGGACCAATCAAAAAGCAATTTAATCGGCACCTCCTTATTTGGAGACGGGACGGCTGCGGTTCTGTTAACTGGAGAAAAAGCAGCGCTTGAATATGCCCGTTTCAAAACAGTCCCTAAAGTACTAAGCACCCAATCCGTCACGATGAAAGATTCGGAGGATGTAATGGGCTGGGATTTTACAAGTGACGGCTTTCGGGTTATTTTCTCCCGTGACATTCCGTCTATCATTTCTGGCTGGTTAAAAGAGCAGGTGGATCAATTTTTAAAGGAGCTAGGATGTTCAACTGAAGACTTATCCGTTTTTCTTGCCCATCCTGGAGGGAAAAAAGTAATTGATGCCTATGTTGAAAGTTTATCCTTACAAGAGGATCAGCTATTTTCTTCAAAAGAAGTACTCAAACAACACGGAAATATGTCCTCTGCCACAGTTTTGTATGTCATCAAGCATTTTCTTGAACATCAAACGGTTGAAACGGGGGATATGGGCCTTTGCGGGGCGCTTGGTCCGGGCTTTTCCTCAGAGCTGCTACTCATGCAATGGGAGGAGCTCTTGTCATGA
- a CDS encoding diglucosyl diacylglycerol synthase: MNTNKKILILTANYGNGHMQVAKTLYDECKSQGFDHVVVSNLYQESNPIVSEVTQYLYLKSFSIGKQFYRLFYYGVDKIYNKRKFNIYLKMGNKRLDELIQLHNPDIIIITFPMIVVPEYRNKTGKVIPTFNVMTDFCLHKIWVHENIDRYYVATDYVKQKLVEIGTHPSDVKVTGIPIRPQFEADVPKSMIYKKYGLSSDKKVLLIMSGAHGVLKNVKELCEALLLDSEVQIVVVCGKNAALKQSLSELEQAHPDQLKALGYVEQIDELFRVTDCMITKPGGITLTEATAIGVPVILYKPVPGQEKENALFFEDYGAAIVINRHEDILESVTNLLQDEEKLETMKQNIKKLHLKHSSHTILEDIVEQSDLIMNNKTYARALS; encoded by the coding sequence TTGAATACCAATAAAAAAATATTAATCTTGACCGCAAATTATGGAAATGGACATATGCAGGTGGCAAAAACACTGTATGATGAATGCAAATCCCAAGGGTTTGATCATGTTGTAGTTTCTAATTTGTATCAAGAATCAAATCCCATCGTGTCGGAAGTGACTCAATATTTATACTTGAAGAGTTTCTCCATTGGGAAACAATTTTATCGCTTGTTTTATTACGGTGTTGATAAAATTTACAATAAACGCAAATTTAACATTTATTTAAAAATGGGAAATAAGCGTTTAGATGAATTAATTCAATTACACAATCCGGACATCATTATTATTACTTTCCCAATGATTGTTGTACCAGAATACCGGAACAAGACAGGGAAAGTCATCCCGACCTTTAATGTCATGACAGACTTCTGTCTTCATAAGATTTGGGTACATGAAAATATCGACCGATACTATGTTGCAACCGATTATGTGAAACAAAAATTAGTGGAAATCGGCACACATCCAAGCGATGTCAAGGTGACAGGCATTCCTATTAGACCACAATTTGAAGCAGACGTGCCAAAATCGATGATTTATAAAAAATATGGATTATCGTCAGACAAAAAAGTACTTCTGATTATGTCCGGTGCTCATGGTGTACTTAAAAATGTGAAGGAATTATGCGAAGCACTGCTTCTCGACAGCGAAGTACAGATTGTTGTTGTATGTGGGAAAAATGCAGCGCTGAAACAATCGCTAAGCGAACTTGAACAAGCACACCCAGATCAATTGAAGGCGCTTGGATATGTGGAACAAATCGATGAATTGTTCAGAGTAACAGATTGTATGATTACAAAACCAGGCGGCATTACTTTAACAGAAGCAACAGCTATCGGTGTCCCAGTCATTCTTTACAAACCTGTCCCTGGACAAGAAAAAGAGAATGCCCTTTTCTTTGAAGATTATGGTGCGGCCATTGTCATCAACCGACATGAAGATATTTTAGAATCTGTGACCAACTTACTGCAAGATGAAGAAAAGTTAGAAACGATGAAACAAAATATTAAAAAGCTGCATTTAAAACACTCTTCTCATACCATTTTAGAAGATATCGTCGAGCAATCAGATCTCATTATGAATAACAAAACTTATGCTCGTGCATTATCATAA
- a CDS encoding queuosine precursor transporter — MFNEGIWILFAIINFIIVLLFYKGFGKMGLFVWIGFATAAANLQVVKTVELFGLTATLGNILYGSVFFATDVLNEKYGQHEARKAVWIGFTTLLTLTVVMQEALLFHPAPSDISQTSLETIFGFMPRVALGSLAAYIISQMLDVYVYSFIRRIFPSDGALWMRNAGSTMISQLLDTLIFTTIAFLGTYPTQVWIEIFITTYVIKFIVAAISTPYAYAAKKMVPLDERVK, encoded by the coding sequence TTGTTTAATGAAGGTATTTGGATCTTATTTGCGATCATTAATTTTATCATTGTTCTTCTATTTTATAAAGGATTTGGCAAGATGGGCCTTTTCGTCTGGATTGGCTTTGCGACGGCTGCCGCTAATTTACAAGTAGTGAAAACCGTTGAATTGTTTGGCTTAACAGCAACACTTGGAAATATTTTGTACGGTAGTGTCTTTTTTGCAACGGACGTGTTGAATGAAAAATATGGTCAACATGAAGCGAGAAAAGCGGTTTGGATTGGTTTTACGACCCTTTTGACATTAACAGTTGTCATGCAGGAGGCTTTGCTTTTCCATCCCGCACCATCTGATATTTCACAAACATCACTGGAAACCATATTTGGCTTTATGCCAAGGGTGGCACTCGGCAGTCTCGCTGCTTATATCATCAGTCAAATGTTAGATGTTTATGTATATTCGTTTATTCGCCGGATATTTCCTTCTGATGGTGCGCTCTGGATGCGCAATGCTGGAAGTACGATGATTAGCCAGCTTCTTGATACACTGATTTTCACGACCATTGCCTTTCTCGGCACGTATCCAACTCAAGTATGGATTGAAATCTTCATCACGACATATGTCATTAAATTTATCGTCGCTGCGATTTCCACACCATACGCATATGCAGCGAAAAAAATGGTTCCACTTGATGAAAGGGTGAAGTGA
- a CDS encoding AIM24 family protein, with product MNRYTLEEFVQNTQQEDKGEGVFELETSRLLEINVTDTIWAKTGSMVSYRGKMKFEREGVFEHGVSKMFKKMLSGEGTSLMKATGDGKLYVADQGKKISILRLAQGESIFVNGNDLLAFEPSVRWDIKLMKKVSGMLAGGLFNVKLEGPGLVAITSHYEPLTLIVQPGDSVYTDPNATVAWSGDLQTEFVTDVSFKTFIGRGSGESIQMKFSGSGFVVVQPFEEVYTSSGNQG from the coding sequence ATGAATCGTTATACACTTGAAGAATTTGTTCAGAATACGCAGCAAGAAGACAAAGGGGAAGGGGTCTTCGAACTTGAAACATCAAGACTGTTAGAAATTAATGTAACTGATACCATTTGGGCAAAAACAGGTTCCATGGTTTCATATCGAGGTAAAATGAAGTTTGAACGTGAGGGTGTTTTTGAACATGGGGTGTCAAAGATGTTCAAAAAAATGTTATCAGGAGAAGGCACCTCTCTCATGAAAGCAACAGGTGATGGGAAATTATATGTGGCAGATCAAGGCAAGAAAATCTCCATTCTTCGTTTGGCTCAAGGAGAATCCATTTTTGTGAATGGAAATGACCTGCTCGCATTTGAACCGTCAGTCCGCTGGGATATCAAATTGATGAAAAAAGTGTCCGGCATGCTTGCAGGAGGATTATTTAATGTCAAATTAGAAGGGCCAGGTCTTGTTGCAATCACGAGTCATTATGAACCGCTCACATTGATTGTTCAGCCGGGCGACTCTGTTTATACAGATCCGAATGCGACTGTTGCATGGTCAGGGGATTTACAAACTGAATTTGTGACAGATGTGTCATTCAAAACCTTTATTGGCAGAGGTAGCGGGGAATCTATTCAAATGAAGTTTAGCGGAAGCGGCTTTGTTGTTGTTCAGCCGTTTGAAGAAGTGTACACATCAAGTGGAAATCAAGGTTAA